The Paenibacillus yonginensis genome segment CCGGATTGGCCTGGACGCCGGCTTCTCCGGCTGAGAACAACTCTTTTACGCTTAACGCGGTTGTCAAGAACAACGGAACCCACGCGGCGGGGGCGACGAGCGTGAACTTTTATTTGAACAATGAGCTTGCCGGCTCATCGCCTGTCGGGGGATTAGCCGCAGGGGCAAGCACAACGGTTTCTTTGAATGTGGGCAGCAAAACCGCGGGCACCTATTCCGTCACAGCTAAAGTAGACGAAAATAATGCCGTGATCGAAACGAATGAGAGCAATAACAGCTATACGAGTCCAGCTTCGCTTGTAATTGCTCCGATATCCAGCTCGGACCTGATCGGAACCGTCGCCTGGTCGCCTGCTACACCGCAGGCCGGAAATGCCGTCAGCTTCAGTGTTACCCTGAAGAATCAGGGAACCATCGCGACGGCGGGCGGGGCACACGGCATTACGGTTGTCCTCAAAAATGCTTCCGGAGCAACGCTTCAAACATTCACCGGTTCTTACAACGGTTCGCTTGCTGCCGGGGCTTCGGCTAATGTGGCTCTACCGGGCAGCTGGACCGCGCAAACCGGCAGCTATACAGTAACAACTACAATCGCTGCGGATGCCAATGAAGTGGGCTCAAAACAATCGAACAACACAACGACCAACAATTTTGTCGTTTACGGCGCCCGCGGAGCGAGCATGCCATACAGCCGCTATGACACCGAAGATGCGACCCGGGGCGGCGGCGCCGTATTAAAGACAGCACCTACCTTCGACCAGTCCTTGACGGCTTCGGAAGCTTCAGGCCAAAGCTACATTGCTTTGCCGTCGAACGGTTCCTATGCCGAATGGACCGTGAAGCAGGGGCAAGGCGGAGCAGGCGTAACCATGAGATTTACGCTGCCGGATACGGCTGACGGCATGGGGCAAAACGGTTCTCTCGACGTCTACGTTAATGGAACCAAAGCCCAAACAGTGTCGCTTACTTCGTATTACAGCTGGCAGTACTTTTCGGGTGACATGCCGGCCGACTCGCCAAGCGGCGGACGTCCGCTGTTCCGCTTCGACGAAGTGCATTTTAAACTGGATACGGCACTGAAAGCCGGCGATAAAATCCGCATCCAGAAAAATAACGGGGACAGTCTCGAATACGGGGTCGACTTCCTCGAAATCGAACCGCTGCCTGCACCTGTGCCTCGTCCGGCCAACTCGGTGTCCGTGACCGATTTCGGCGCGGTAGCGAATGACAACCAGGATGATTTGGCCGCGTTTAAGGCGGCGGTAAACGCTGCCGTCTCCGGAGGCAAAGTCCTGTACATTCCGGAAGGCACCTTCCATCTCTCGAGCATGTGGGAGATTGGCTCAGCGAATAACATGATCAACAATATTACGATTACGGGAGCCGGCATTTGGTATACCAATCTGCAGTTCACCAACCCTAACGCAGCGGGCGGAGGCATTTCGCTCCGGATCTCCGGCAAGCTGGATTTCAGCAATGTGTACATGAACTCCAATCTGCGTTCGCGTTACGGCCAAAACGCCATCTACAAAGGTTTCATGGACAATTTCGGCACCAATTCCGTTATCCATGACGTCTGGGTGGAGCATTTCGAATGCGGCATGTGGGTTGGCGATTATGCGCATACGCCGGCCATTTACGCAAACGGCTTGACGGTGGAGAACAGCCGCATCCGCAACAATCTGGCGGACGGCGTCAATTTTTCACAGGGCACCAGCAATTCTACCGTGAGGAATACGAATCTCCGCAACAACGGGGATGACGCTCTTGCTGTCTGGACGAGTGACACCAACGGCGCTCCTGCCGGCGTGAACAATACCTTCTCTTATAACACGATTGAGAACAACTGGCGGGCAGGCGGCATCGCTTTCTTCGGCGGAAGCGGCCACAAAGCGGACCACAACTACATTAGTGACTGTGTTGGCGGCTCCGGCATCCGCATGAATACGGTGTTCCCGGGCTACCACTTCCAGAACAATACGGGCATTTTGTTCTCCGATAATACAATCGTCAATTGCGGTACCAGCAAAGACTTGTATAACGGCGAACGCGGCGCGATTGATTTGGAAGCTTCTAACGACGCCATCCGGAACGTCACGTTTACCAACATCGATATCATCAACAGCCAGCGTGATGCCATTCAGTTCGGCTATGGCGGCGGCTTCCAGAACATTGTGTTCAACAACATCACGATCAACGGAACCGGTCTGGACGGCGTGACCACCTCCCGGTTCTCCGGCCCGCACCTCGGCGCGGCCATCTTCGCTTACACCGGCAACGGTGCGGCTACGTTTAATCGTCTGGTAACCAGCAATGTGGCTTATCCGGATCTGTATTACATCCAGAACGGATTTGGCTTGACGATCAACAATTAAGATTTGGAAAAGAGGGGTCCGACTTGGTCGGGCCTCTTTTTTTGAACTTTTATTCTCTGGGCACAAATGAGATACTGGTTGGAAGACGGGTTATTAAATCCGCAGGCACTGAAAGACCCTATCATCCGATTCGCGATTAGGATCTGTTTGGAGGAAATTCATGTGAAACCGATTCAAACTACGAAACAAGCGCTCAGGCGTTTTCTGCTCGAGACGCAGCTTTTGCCGAGCGTGAGCGTGGAGGCGGATGGCGATCAGGAGGCTCAACCTGCCGCTACGCATCAAAAGGTGTTAGAGGTTCTGCGTCATTTGGAATGTGTGCAAATTGACCCGGTGGCCGCTGTCAAACCCAATCAGCATTTGGTGCTTGCCGCCCGGATTCCCGGCTATCAGCCGTCCTTATTAAACGAGCTTCTGCGGGATAGAGCCGTGTTCGAATATTTTGCAAATGCAGCGTGCGTGATCCCGATGGAGGATTATCCGGTCTTTGAACCGGTTCGCAGGCGCATTTTCAGTCAGCTTGACAGCCGGCTCGAGGAGATCCGGCCGGTTGCGGACGAGGTTTTGAGCAAGCTGGAGCAGGAAGGCCCGCTTCCTGCCAAAGCTTTTCAATCCGATCAGAAGGTCCAGGGTTATTGGGATAATACGGCCAAAACCAAAGCGAGTTCCCACGCGATCAACCTGCTGATGGACATGGCGGAAATTCAGATCGTCGGCCGTGAAGGCAACCAGCGCCTCTTTGATTTAACCCGCCGGAGCATTCCCGGCAAATGGCTGGGGCTTGCGGATACGATTACGGAGGCTGAAGCGCTTGAGGGCATGCTGCAAAAATATTTCCGGGCTTACCGGGTTTTCGAACCCTCGGATCCCCGTTTGGGATGGCAGCGCCTCACGGCGAAAGACCGCCGGGAGACGTTAGCCAGAAGGAAGGCAGAAGGCGAACTTGTTCAGCTGGAGGTGGAGGGCGTCAAAAGCGGTTACTACATCCTAGCCGCTGATCTAAACCGTCTGCTGTTTCATCAGGCGGCAGAAGAGCGAGAGGATTCGCATGGGTTTCCCGCTCCCGTCCGGTTCCTTCCGCCGCTGGATAATTTGTTATGGAGCCGGAAACGTTTGGAGGACTTGTTCGACTTCGAATACCGCTGGGAGATTTATACGCCGGCCGTCAAACGGAAATACGGCTACTACGCCATGCCGATTTTGGCCGGCGACCGGCTGATCGGCCGGATGGATCCGCGGCTTGACACCAAAAAACAGCATTTAACCGTTCGGCTGCTGCAGATCGATCCTGGAATTGACTATACATCCGAACTCCGGCAAAGCGTGGAGCAGGAGCTTGAACGTTTTGCCAAAGTCCACGGGGCTCTTACGCTCACGGTTCAAAACGTGCAGATCGGCGAACAAGCCGCCATCGAATCAAACGAAGATTGACAGCGTTTTCGAATATTGAATATGATGAGGGTGCCGGAAAATGGAGGAGGAACCGAGGTACATATTCATTACCGGGGCTAACCCGGGGCGGGGGAAGAAATGCTGATTGAATCCAAGCTATAGGCAGCTGAAAGGAGCGTTATCCGAATGAATAAAATCGACGAACCCAATATCGACGAACCTAATAAACCTGAGGACCGGGGCGTCACCAGCATACTGGAGACGATCGACGTACAGACCGGAGAAAGGGGGGTGCTGGCCGAGTTCGAGGAACTGATCGAAGCGCCGAACTGGACCCGGGATGGGCGGACGCTTATCTATAACAGCGGCGGATCGCTGTTTAAATTTGATTTGGAAACAAGGGAGAGCACCCGGATGAACTCCGGTTTTGCAAACCGCTGCAACAACGATCATGTCCTGTCGCCGGATAACCGGCGGGTAGCGGTCAGTCATCACACCAAGGAGGACGGCAAGTCCAGAATTTATATTTTCCCGATGGTCGGCGGAAAGCCGGAGCTGATCACGGCAATGGCGCCAAGTTATTTGCACGGCTGGTCGCCGGATGGCAGCACGCTTGCTTACTGCGCGGAACGCGGCGGCGTGTTTAATATCTATACGATCCCGGCCGAAGGCGGAGTGGAGACTCAGCTGACGCATACGCCAGGTCTTGACGACGGGCCGGAATATTCGCCGGACGGCGCGCATATTTGGTTTAATTCCACGCGGACCGGGCTGATGCAGGTTTGGCGGATGAACCCGGACGGCAGCGAACAAACGCAGGTGATGGAGGAAGACAGCAACAATTGGTTCCCACATGTTTCGCCTGACGGTACCAAAGTGGTTTATATCGCTTACCGCAAAGGGGATGTCGACCCGGCGGATCATCCGCCGAACAAACAGGTCCAGCTTCGGATGATGGACTATGACGGCGGGAACATCCGCGTTTTGGCCGACCTGTTTGGAGGACAAGGGACAATCAATGTCAACTCGTGGTCCCCGGAAAGCCGGCAGATTGCTTTTGTCAGCTACCGATTGAGGGGATAAGCCGCAAATTCATGTGTTTGATCTGTTTCGTTTCGGCTAAATGGGCTCATGGAAGGCCCGGAAAAAAGAAAACCATCTTCCGTCCCTTTCGGGCGGAGGATGGTTTTTCACTTTCAGCCCACTGTTCAATCATCGTTCACTGTTACCAAGCGGCTACCGTGCCGTCTGTCCGGGAATCCGTCCCCCCGCAAAACACACCGGTATCCGGGTCCCGCCAGATGATTTGCCCGCGGCCGAAAGATCCGGAATCGAGCGTAATCCGGATATCATGCCCGAGCCGGGCGAGCGCCTGCGCGGTAGCGTTGGGAAAGGTTGGTTCCACAAGCACCGTTTTCCCGCCCGTCCACTGCCATCTTGGCGCATCCAAAGCGGCCTGGGGATGAAGGCCGTAGTCGATCGTATTCATCACTACCTGCATATGGCCCTGGGGCTGCATGTATCCGCCCATGACGCCAAACGGGCCGATGGCCTGGCCGTTTCTCGTCAGGAATCCGGGAATGATC includes the following:
- a CDS encoding discoidin domain-containing protein, which produces MRNKFVALSLVISMLFSGFFLDAGPLTPSASAAGGSNLTLGKTITASGQADVYSPDNVKDGSQNTYWESANNAFPQWIQVDLGAAASIDQIVLKLPTASGWNTRTQTLSVQGSINGSSYTTLVGSADYVFSPESGNTVTINFSAANTRYVKLTFTGNTGWPAAQLSELEIYGADPTPTPTPTPTPTPTPTPTPTPTPTPTPTPTPEPTPTPGPGSNVALGKTITASSHTQNYVESNANDNNLSTYWEGASNPSTLTLDLGSNHDISSIVLKLNPDPVWSSRTQTIQVLGHNQSTTSFSSLVGEKAYTFDPASGNSVTIPVTATVKRLQLNISSNTGAPAGQIAEFQVFGTPAANPDLTVTGLAWTPASPAENNSFTLNAVVKNNGTHAAGATSVNFYLNNELAGSSPVGGLAAGASTTVSLNVGSKTAGTYSVTAKVDENNAVIETNESNNSYTSPASLVIAPISSSDLIGTVAWSPATPQAGNAVSFSVTLKNQGTIATAGGAHGITVVLKNASGATLQTFTGSYNGSLAAGASANVALPGSWTAQTGSYTVTTTIAADANEVGSKQSNNTTTNNFVVYGARGASMPYSRYDTEDATRGGGAVLKTAPTFDQSLTASEASGQSYIALPSNGSYAEWTVKQGQGGAGVTMRFTLPDTADGMGQNGSLDVYVNGTKAQTVSLTSYYSWQYFSGDMPADSPSGGRPLFRFDEVHFKLDTALKAGDKIRIQKNNGDSLEYGVDFLEIEPLPAPVPRPANSVSVTDFGAVANDNQDDLAAFKAAVNAAVSGGKVLYIPEGTFHLSSMWEIGSANNMINNITITGAGIWYTNLQFTNPNAAGGGISLRISGKLDFSNVYMNSNLRSRYGQNAIYKGFMDNFGTNSVIHDVWVEHFECGMWVGDYAHTPAIYANGLTVENSRIRNNLADGVNFSQGTSNSTVRNTNLRNNGDDALAVWTSDTNGAPAGVNNTFSYNTIENNWRAGGIAFFGGSGHKADHNYISDCVGGSGIRMNTVFPGYHFQNNTGILFSDNTIVNCGTSKDLYNGERGAIDLEASNDAIRNVTFTNIDIINSQRDAIQFGYGGGFQNIVFNNITINGTGLDGVTTSRFSGPHLGAAIFAYTGNGAATFNRLVTSNVAYPDLYYIQNGFGLTINN
- a CDS encoding winged helix-turn-helix domain-containing protein, with protein sequence MKPIQTTKQALRRFLLETQLLPSVSVEADGDQEAQPAATHQKVLEVLRHLECVQIDPVAAVKPNQHLVLAARIPGYQPSLLNELLRDRAVFEYFANAACVIPMEDYPVFEPVRRRIFSQLDSRLEEIRPVADEVLSKLEQEGPLPAKAFQSDQKVQGYWDNTAKTKASSHAINLLMDMAEIQIVGREGNQRLFDLTRRSIPGKWLGLADTITEAEALEGMLQKYFRAYRVFEPSDPRLGWQRLTAKDRRETLARRKAEGELVQLEVEGVKSGYYILAADLNRLLFHQAAEEREDSHGFPAPVRFLPPLDNLLWSRKRLEDLFDFEYRWEIYTPAVKRKYGYYAMPILAGDRLIGRMDPRLDTKKQHLTVRLLQIDPGIDYTSELRQSVEQELERFAKVHGALTLTVQNVQIGEQAAIESNED
- a CDS encoding TolB family protein, which encodes MNKIDEPNIDEPNKPEDRGVTSILETIDVQTGERGVLAEFEELIEAPNWTRDGRTLIYNSGGSLFKFDLETRESTRMNSGFANRCNNDHVLSPDNRRVAVSHHTKEDGKSRIYIFPMVGGKPELITAMAPSYLHGWSPDGSTLAYCAERGGVFNIYTIPAEGGVETQLTHTPGLDDGPEYSPDGAHIWFNSTRTGLMQVWRMNPDGSEQTQVMEEDSNNWFPHVSPDGTKVVYIAYRKGDVDPADHPPNKQVQLRMMDYDGGNIRVLADLFGGQGTINVNSWSPESRQIAFVSYRLRG